The following proteins come from a genomic window of Aquimarina sp. MAR_2010_214:
- a CDS encoding DUF1772 domain-containing protein, protein MTDLLITLIILIMGTQFGVALTSSIIVHPILKMISRPAAIEVFKPFFDKTHKAVLLMSIMVSILALVLSFITKNWWWFGISALMHLNGPYTLKYMMPTNRRLMADDVDPNSDQTKKDLLNWGNLHAVRTIWNGLIFLAFVVFLVYFVK, encoded by the coding sequence ATGACAGATTTATTAATTACCCTAATCATTTTAATTATGGGAACTCAATTTGGAGTTGCCTTAACATCATCAATCATTGTACATCCAATTTTGAAAATGATATCTCGTCCAGCTGCTATAGAAGTCTTTAAACCTTTTTTTGATAAAACTCACAAGGCTGTTTTATTAATGTCTATCATGGTAAGTATACTGGCTTTGGTTTTATCATTTATTACAAAGAATTGGTGGTGGTTCGGAATATCAGCACTTATGCATCTTAATGGACCTTATACATTAAAATATATGATGCCAACAAACAGAAGGTTAATGGCAGATGATGTAGACCCAAATTCTGATCAAACAAAAAAAGATTTGTTGAATTGGGGAAATTTACACGCAGTTAGAACAATTTGGAATGGATTAATCTTTTTAGCTTTTGTAGTGTTTTTAGTGTATTTCGTTAAGTAA